The following are encoded together in the Phycisphaerae bacterium genome:
- a CDS encoding ParB/RepB/Spo0J family partition protein, producing the protein MVVRHTVDIPLDRIRLGENDRDVPTRDSLLGMSKSIQTVGVLHPVIVRRVGDEYELLVGMRRFLASQIAEKETIPARIVEGDYNRSQLLASRLVENIHRENLLDLDTANAIARFMEESGLSASQAAVELGLSTSSVSNLLTLLGASPIVKKFVASGEIAASTAVEIARAGDMETQNRLAEDAVEHGLSRDAVVASIKQSKNVGNSIPSERKSRVTAVLSAGRSVTVTCSGLTLDVFISCLSELLAKARRARPKGVTLTTFCKTLRQQVGNRVGPQR; encoded by the coding sequence ATGGTTGTGCGCCACACGGTTGACATCCCATTGGACCGAATACGACTCGGAGAAAACGATCGAGACGTTCCGACGCGTGATTCATTGCTTGGAATGAGTAAGTCGATTCAGACAGTCGGCGTACTGCATCCCGTTATTGTTCGCAGAGTTGGGGATGAGTATGAATTGCTCGTCGGAATGAGGAGGTTTCTTGCGTCGCAAATAGCCGAGAAAGAGACGATTCCCGCGCGAATCGTCGAGGGCGACTACAACCGGTCACAATTACTCGCGTCACGGTTGGTCGAAAACATTCACCGGGAGAATCTACTTGACCTCGATACGGCCAATGCGATCGCTCGGTTTATGGAGGAATCAGGCCTGTCTGCATCGCAGGCCGCAGTCGAACTCGGACTCAGCACATCGTCAGTCAGCAATCTGCTCACACTGTTGGGTGCGTCGCCGATCGTGAAGAAGTTCGTTGCGAGTGGCGAGATTGCGGCGAGCACCGCTGTGGAAATTGCTCGAGCCGGAGACATGGAAACACAGAACCGTCTGGCGGAAGACGCGGTTGAGCACGGCCTATCGCGCGACGCCGTCGTCGCCAGCATTAAGCAATCTAAGAACGTAGGCAATTCGATACCAAGCGAACGCAAATCGCGAGTAACCGCCGTATTGTCGGCCGGTCGTTCGGTGACAGTGACATGTAGTGGCTTAACTCTCGACGTGTTCATCTCGTGCCTCTCAGAACTGTTAGCTAAGGCACGCCGCGCACGACCAAAGGGCGTCACGCTCACTACTTTCTGCAAGACATTGAGACAGCAGGTCGGCAACAGAGTCGGCCCGCAAAGGTGA
- a CDS encoding sigma-70 family RNA polymerase sigma factor codes for MRKNQSNGVEMLEKLAGATWDEIEARVIKRCGRLLASRPYIDPRDACQDVLITILCRGFLMRYDPSRGSFWHYVDGIIFFHCLHLVRQSKRLSIGLGSVEEPAARQRSFDPVALVRDREFREALTVAVECLTPAERSVFADVVDRAQGSRPEVRQTRASVHYARESRCRQRLRTLLIDFAGE; via the coding sequence ATGCGGAAAAACCAAAGCAATGGCGTGGAAATGCTTGAAAAACTGGCGGGAGCGACCTGGGATGAGATTGAGGCCCGCGTAATCAAACGCTGCGGGCGACTATTGGCGAGCCGTCCCTACATCGACCCGCGGGATGCCTGCCAAGATGTGCTCATCACCATCTTGTGCCGGGGCTTCCTCATGCGGTATGACCCGAGCCGGGGATCCTTTTGGCATTATGTGGATGGCATCATCTTTTTCCACTGCCTGCACTTGGTGCGGCAATCCAAGCGATTGTCGATCGGGCTCGGTTCCGTCGAGGAACCTGCCGCGCGTCAGCGGTCCTTTGATCCGGTCGCCTTAGTGAGGGATCGCGAGTTTCGCGAGGCGCTGACCGTCGCGGTGGAGTGCCTGACGCCGGCCGAGCGGTCGGTGTTTGCGGATGTCGTGGATCGGGCGCAAGGCAGCCGGCCCGAAGTCCGTCAAACTCGAGCGTCGGTCCACTATGCCCGTGAGAGCCGCTGCCGCCAGCGGCTCCGCACGCTGCTGATCGACTTCGCGGGCGAGTAA
- a CDS encoding sigma-70 family RNA polymerase sigma factor, with amino-acid sequence MESNEELSTLLRLAIGGDMASLGQLLEAQRSWCTDVARRHMRDGILFAIDPEDIVQTAFANATNSIASFTLQSGDPMPNFRAWMKRIIINTIRKANRRRSAGIRDLHSDLLVGSSSHNPLRSLAKKEAQLILSTSLATVSKQHAQVIHMFYFEGLSKARIAEQLGKTQASVIGLIQRAMEALHEAAGHSSEFYLKGRRRRRKGTDEPVP; translated from the coding sequence ATGGAGTCAAATGAGGAGCTTTCAACGCTGCTTCGGCTGGCAATCGGCGGAGACATGGCAAGTCTGGGGCAACTGCTTGAAGCCCAACGATCATGGTGCACGGATGTTGCCCGAAGGCACATGCGAGACGGCATCCTTTTTGCTATTGACCCCGAGGATATCGTACAGACCGCGTTCGCCAATGCCACGAACAGCATTGCTTCCTTCACCCTTCAATCCGGCGATCCGATGCCGAACTTCAGGGCGTGGATGAAACGCATCATTATTAACACGATTCGCAAGGCAAATCGGCGCCGAAGCGCTGGCATCCGAGACCTTCATTCCGATTTGTTGGTTGGCTCTTCAAGCCACAATCCGCTTCGCTCACTCGCCAAGAAAGAGGCGCAACTAATCCTCTCCACATCGTTGGCTACCGTTTCGAAGCAGCACGCTCAGGTCATTCACATGTTCTACTTTGAGGGACTGTCAAAGGCTCGAATCGCCGAACAACTTGGCAAGACCCAGGCGAGCGTCATAGGCCTGATACAACGAGCCATGGAAGCGCTTCACGAGGCTGCGGGACACTCATCTGAGTTTTACTTGAAAGGTCGGAGACGGCGACGGAAGGGCACCGATGAGCCTGTTCCCTGA
- a CDS encoding DUF1232 domain-containing protein — MTVLLAMPQSKLRSVGLEMSKWALACGLLLLIPSPVDCLPDIVPGVGWLDDIGYILGALGAAKSAVTERKRRTMLEELEFEQALAAKRNSVMSSDSNDNDEREAA; from the coding sequence ATGACGGTGCTGCTGGCCATGCCGCAATCGAAGCTGCGCTCGGTCGGACTGGAAATGTCCAAGTGGGCGCTGGCCTGTGGGCTGCTACTGTTAATCCCGTCGCCAGTCGATTGCCTCCCGGATATCGTGCCCGGCGTCGGATGGCTCGACGACATTGGCTACATCCTCGGCGCGCTCGGCGCCGCGAAGTCGGCCGTCACGGAACGCAAGCGACGCACGATGCTGGAGGAACTGGAGTTCGAGCAGGCCCTGGCCGCCAAGCGAAACTCCGTGATGTCGTCCGATTCGAATGATAACGACGAACGGGAGGCCGCATGA